The Ictalurus punctatus breed USDA103 chromosome 9, Coco_2.0, whole genome shotgun sequence genome contains a region encoding:
- the LOC108270242 gene encoding putative C-type lectin domain family 20 member A, translating to MMKQHLFILLFFTEVVPLVQSVTRKYFLVQQGRNWTDAQTYCQATYTDLAIIKSNDDVIQLQNEVQSQNFNSSAWIGMYSNRYSWHWSLGYELVTNILGNWKLGEPNNSGGNQNCGAASPLGWADQDCTLLRPFLCFDATKTGNNRYIYISNTVQWPKALAYCRQYYTDLASARDETENSFIQALVTGITWFGLIKDPWKWVDHTNFSTISWISGQPDNSMRNENCGYVYMGNAADASCTDILPFFCYSVSTKQQIIKMKIQSSQDLNDTAENAAILEKIKQKLKDNGIVEDSEVKWRVQSDGEVFHKEK from the exons ATGATGAAGCAGCATCTGTTCATACTCCTGTTTTTCACAG AAGTTGTCCCCCTTGTCCAGTCTGTGACCCGTAAGTACTTTCTGGTCCAGCAGGGAAGAAATTGGACTGATGCTCAGACTTACTGCCAAGCCACATACACCGACTTGGCTATCATCAAAAGTAATGATGACGTGATCCAACTACAGAATGAAGTACAGAGTCAGAATTTCAATTCCAGTGCTTGGATTGGAATGTACAGTAACCGTTACAGCTGGCACTGGTCCCTTGGCTATGAACTAGTGACAAATATATTGGGAAATTGGAAGCTTGGAGAGCCAAATAACTCTGGTGGAAACCAAAACTGTGGCGCTGCATCTCCCTTGGGTTGGGCGGATCAGGACTGTACTCTATTGCGCCCCTTTCTGTGCTTTGATG CAACAAAAACTGGCAACAACAGGTACATTTACATATCTAATACTGTACAATGGCCTAAAGCTTTGGCTTACTGCAGACAGTATTACACAGACCTGGCCAGTGCGAGAGATGAAACAGAAAACTCATTTATACAGGCACTAGTCACCGGAATTACATGGTTTGGATTGATAAAAGACCCCTGGAAGTGGGTAGATCATACCAACTTCTCTACTATCAGCTGGATATCTGGACAACCTGATAATAGCATGCGGAATGAAAATTGTGGTTATGTATATATGGGCAATGCCGCTGATGCATCGTGCACAGACATTTTGCCTTTCTTCTGTTACTCAG TAAGCACAAAGCAACAAATCATAAAGATGAAGATCCAGTCCAGTCAGGATTTGAATGATACTGCAGAAAATGCGGCCATCTTGGAGAAG atcaAGCAGAAACTGAAGGATAATGGGATAGTAGAGGACAGTGAGGTGAAATGGAGAGTACAATCAGATGGAGAGGTGTTTCACAAGGAGAAATAA